One region of Tachysurus fulvidraco isolate hzauxx_2018 chromosome 9, HZAU_PFXX_2.0, whole genome shotgun sequence genomic DNA includes:
- the lratd1 gene encoding protein LRATD1: MGNQLDRITHLSYSELPTGDPSGVEKDELRVGVAYFFSDDEEELDDRSLERSPSEEGAVDTLDEIEYSAFCCHECIFSKVRAREDLRVYPVPTLLAMCKPGDVLELVASAQAPHWAVFEGEDQVIHLHKGEIRKDSLFDVSGGRRGRIANDRYRFRPLPPDLVVRNASGHLGLNRADVCWTSSESFAAWCRFGKREFKAGGEAHSAGQRYLLKVHLSESTVHTLVFRSLEELIRERRRVDASGILEELSLLDGKQ; encoded by the coding sequence ATGGGCAACCAACTGGACCGGATCACGCACCTAAGCTACAGCGAGCTACCCACTGGGGATCCGTCGGGCGTGGAGAAGGACGAGCTGCGCGTCGGCGTCGCCTATTTCTTTTCCGACGACGAAGAGGAGCTTGACGACCGGTCGCTCGAGCGCAGCCCGAGCGAGGAGGGCGCCGTGGACACGTTAGACGAGATCGAGTACTCGGCCTTCTGCTGCCACGAATGCATCTTCTCCAAGGTGCGCGCGCGCGAAGACCTGCGCGTGTACCCGGTGCCCACGCTGCTCGCCATGTGCAAACCGGGCGACGTGCTCGAGCTGGTGGCGAGCGCTCAGGCGCCGCACTGGGCCGTGTTCGAAGGCGAGGACCAGGTGATCCATCTGCACAAGGGAGAGATCCGCAAGGACAGTCTGTTTGACGTGAGCGGCGGCCGCCGCGGGCGAATCGCTAACGACCGCTACCGTTTCCGGCCGCTGCCACCTGACCTGGTTGTGCGTAATGCGAGCGGCCACCTGGGGCTAAACCGCGCCGACGTGTGCTGGACGAGCTCAGAGAGCTTCGCCGCATGGTGCCGCTTCGGCAAGCGCGAGTTCAAGGCTGGAGGCGAGGCGCATTCAGCCGGTCAACGTTACCTGCTCAAGGTGCACCTGTCCGAGAGCACAGTGCACACGCTCGTCTTCCGCAGCCTCGAGGAGCTCATACGCGAACGGAGGCGCGTGGACGCCAGTGGAATTCTGGAGGAGCTTTCTCTGCTCGATGGCAAGCAGTAA